The following nucleotide sequence is from Rutidosis leptorrhynchoides isolate AG116_Rl617_1_P2 unplaced genomic scaffold, CSIRO_AGI_Rlap_v1 contig393, whole genome shotgun sequence.
AACCAATCCTTCCTTCGGGGCGTCGCCTTTCACATTCACCATACACAATTTACCTCTCCACCCGATAGCGTCAACCGCCTCCCTGCAAAACCTTCCGTCTTTCAACCCTCTCATCTTTTCCCATCTCCACCGTCTCGCAGCGGCAACGCCCCCGTGACCTCCTACGCCCACGACGGAGCTCGTGGTGGTGGTCAATTCATCATGTAAATCCCATTTTTCAACGGATCTCGCGATGTCGTTGGAAAAATGCGATCCGATCCCACTCGCCACATAGACGGAACTAGAGATCTCCCCCGCTGCACACCACCGGCGAGGGGCGGCGAATGGAGGGCCAAACGCCCATGATTTCGAAAGGGGATTGAAAATCATAGGGCGAGAGAGTGCCGGGAAGAAATTATGAGTGGTTGCGGCGAGGACAATAAGTTGGCCGCAGACAGAGATCGATTGAACAGGGAGGCTGCGGGAAATAAACGACGGGTGACGGACGACGAGGTTGTTAAGAGGCGGTGTAGGGAGTGCCTGCCACGTGGCGGAAATTGGATCGAAATTGAAGAAATGAAATACGGCGTCCTTTGAAGAGAAGAGTGTGTATAGAGAGAGATACGGCGGGAAAGAAGGAGAGTAGATTAATCGCCGCCATGATTGGCTGACGGAGTAGAGTATTGAAGGGTGGACATGAGATAGACAGAGTTGAGCTACATGGTCTGGTAGATTTGGGATTAGAGGTGGTGGAGTAGGAGATGATGAGTCTGTTTGACAGCTGTGGTGATCAGAGACTTTCCGGCGTTTGGCGGCGGTGGCGACGACGGTGGTGTTGGAATGGAGGCTGTCGTCCATAGAGCTAGAGAAAGGAGGCAGAGagattagctttttggaagtttgaTTTAAAGATAAGGAGTTGTTCTTCT
It contains:
- the LOC139883417 gene encoding F-box/kelch-repeat protein SKIP25-like; this translates as MDDSLHSNTTVVATAAKRRKVSDHHSCQTDSSSPTPPPLIPNLPDHVAQLCLSHVHPSILYSVSQSWRRLIYSPSFPPYLSLYTLFSSKDAVFHFFNFDPISATWQALPTPPLNNLVVRHPSFISRSLPVQSISVCGQLIVLAATTHNFFPALSRPMIFNPLSKSWAFGPPFAAPRRWCAAGEISSSVYVASGIGSHFSNDIARSVEKWDLHDELTTTTSSVVGVGGHGGVAAARRWRWEKMRGLKDGRFCREAVDAIGWRGKLCMVNVKGDAPKEGLVYDVKEDTWRQMPEGMVAGWKGPAAAMDEETMYVVDESNGKLRKYDQELDNWVDVLESDSLKGAQQIAAGGGRVCVVCSGGGGIVVVDVVSEKPKIWVVETPPELEAVAVYILPRMSMSQPVTDQ